A region of Nitrospira sp. DNA encodes the following proteins:
- a CDS encoding cation-transporting P-type ATPase — protein MELPKDAPAVKLWHSMPANALALDLRTNLEVGLSADEASRRQEREEF, from the coding sequence ATGGAATTGCCGAAGGATGCGCCGGCTGTGAAGTTGTGGCACTCAATGCCGGCCAATGCGCTGGCGCTGGATCTGCGCACGAACCTCGAAGTCGGACTCAGTGCCGACGAAGCAAGCCGCCGACAAGAGCGCGAGGAGTTCTGA